The stretch of DNA CTGATATTTTGGTAACTTTTGACTGTGAGACTGTGTGAGCCAGCCAGCGAGGAGAGCGTCCATGTGATCCACGTCTATTCAGTAAAAAGCTTCCTGCCTCATCTTCCatgagggagagaaagggaaagccACGTTATCTTATTTCCAATTAGTAAATTTAGGCTTACAGtcattgcttttcagtttcataacaatgttttaaatgaatagGTAGCTAAAGCCTTGAAGGTATTAAGTATTCAATAACCTTGTTTACTATTTCATACTTACCAGACCTGCAGGATTAAATGTTACTATACTGCAGAAATACTTGAGGCAATAAAAGGACTGCAAAAGCTGAGGCTTTTTTCCCATAAGTAAAAAGTATATTAGCTTACTTTAGTTACCCTTCTCAGCTTAAAGGACTGGGAGACAGGGAGGGGGTGGGCAGGGGCTTTGGGGTAGAGGGTGGCATGTCCTGTGTATCCTTTCCTGGACTTGAATGCCTCATTGCAAAGGTTATTCCTTAACATTTTAACCTTCTTATTTGTCGTgtgaatgtgtgtgtgcatttgtatTCAAAGAAGAATCTAAAAAGCACAGCAGGCTCGATCTGCAGCTCATATATCATTCAAACTCGGAAGAGCTTCATAGGGTGTAAACTGTTGTTCTGCACCTGCCTTAAAAATTCATTAAACTGGCTGGGTGGAGAACATGGCAGCAGTAAGTTTCTTCCTAGCTGTGCCAGCCAAACTTCCAATAGGTGTGTTAATAATACGTCTAACTCTGCCCTTCAGCACGTTGTATCCCATTGCAAAATGTGTTGTATTCAACCACAAAAAATTAGATAATTTTCTCAGTATGGTAAAGAATGCCCCATGGATGAAAATATTGCTCCAGCAGTTTGCTTTTCTCTAGCTGCAGCTGAGTAGCtgaatgtgatttattttctatCCCTTTACATCTCTGAGCTTTTTTCAAGGGACCAAGAAACTCATGGTAGAACATGGCTCTCTTCTATCTTTCTGGATTCTTAGGTTTTTTCTTGGTCCCCCTCCTTCAGCTTTCCAGTCCTTTGGCTGAAGACAGGAATAAAACAAGTGAAGCCTCAGGGCCAGCTTCATGCACGAAACCAGAGCAGATTGTAATAACAGTTTCAAATTCACAAGTTCAGTCCTAAAATGTTGATAACCATGACTGGCCTAGATCATTGTGCTTCTCATGCATACTAAATAAGGTGAAGATCTTACCATCATCGTAAACAATAATATATTAGAAGCCATTTTTTGAATATTATCAGTAAGAAGATGTACAGATGATAGTTAATGGGAAGGTTTGAAGGTTCCTTCATCATGACTTCACCTGTGGCAATTACTGACTGGAAGCAGTGGCAACTCCCTAGTACTTCTCACCTGCTGAATCGAGCTCACTGTGCTCATTTGATTGTTTTAGTatcttttacagttttttttttcttttgttttgtctttttatttcaacaaaatgaaaatagagcTCGGAAGTAAGTTTTATGAGCTATTCCTTTCTAAATTTGCAGAATTTACCACTGTCTGCATGCAAAAAATAGAGTTTTTATTTGTGAACTTCAATAGTCTGATTGCTGCCATGGAAACGCGATCCAGAATCATGATCTTTTGCTGTGATAAGTGAAGTTTATAAAGTCAACATGTTTCgtattttctcttaaagaatTTAAGAACAAAAGTCTGAGAGTCTTCTTTAAATCTGGCTGATGCAGCTAAAAACTTGCCATTACCTAGGGATATATCTGCTGGGTTGACTATAGTTAGTAATTATCACATTGGTGTCAGCTAgtacctttttattttcaaatttctagatttttttcaaaagtctAAAGTTGACATACTCACTTAGCAAACAGATAAGGAgtcaaaaacacattttctgcaaataatatGAGAGTTACTTAGTGAAACAATAGGATTACCGTTCTCTAGTCCAATCATTACATACTTACCTCTTACTGGTTATTCTCTTCTGAGATTATAATGATATACTTCCATACTTTGGAGACACTTCCGTATTTTTGCTTTAGAATAGCTGAAGCTCATAGCTTCTGAAAGGACCATTCCTACAATCTGTATTTGTGTTGTGCTCTAAAGGAAGCCTTCAGGAGAAGGTCTCACATTCCAGTAACAAGCTGCTGGAATGTCATTTTTATGCAAACAACTGCTTCTACAATTCTACCTTGATGGAGTTAGTTCACTTTTCATAACTTTCTTTCTCAGGGAGGTTAGCCTagatatgaaatgaaatatgcGGGTAACTAAAGATTTGAACAAAAATTTCCGGATTTTGGGATATTTTGAAGAAGActtcaattgaaaaaaaaagcatgtatcTTCATCTGCTTCTGCATTTAGGAGGTCATTTGTAGCCATTTTCCCCCTTGGGAAAATTAAGGGTCACTGGAAAGGACTCCAATTCTGCCtctagattaaaataaaataacttacagccatcatagaaacacagagctATTGAAGATGAAGAATGTTGTTCAATTCCAGGAAACTGAGGGAGCAATTCTGATCCCACTGTAGATTTTAGCagttttttcattcatttaaaggGGATCAGGATTTCGTCCTCTATattcaaaacagagagaagtcAAAATGGCTTTTTTCCACATTAGTGTTTAGAGCACTTAGAGGCccacagaagtgaaaaagagtAGCTCCTTTACAACTGCTGTGGTTATACCACAGTGGCATGGAGCACTTTGGTGCCACTGCTATGAGTTTAGATCTTGTTTATACAAAAACAGGTTTAAATGCCTCTGTGAAATCATGTTTGCTTTATAAGAGACACATAATCTTCTAACGAGCACAATAATTGAGAAATAGGCAGCTATGGGCAGCTCGAAACCCATATGCCGCAACATGCTGCcacagttattttcatttggCAGCTATCAGGTGGTTAGCTTGGTTGGCCCGTAACATACTAGTAGACTGCATGGCACCTTATCATGTCTTTTATGAATCAGTgtgttattttttgaaaaacGCTGTGTCTTGCTTAGatcattcagaagaaaaatcactgtaagTCCAAGCAATTCTCTGTTGCAAAGCACTCGTGTTTACATTAGAAGTTGCTTATTTGTGAAAATTACACCCATAAAGCACTCCATTATTAgttcatctgaaaaaatatttactttgattCAGGGAACCCATTAAAAAGTTTGTGTATCTATCTTTCAAACACTGTGCATAACTGATTAGTAGTAACGCAGGTAGCTAGgtattaaagataaaaatacattctttcttcttgcatACTTTCTCAGTGTTCTAGTTTAAAAAGCACCTTGTAAAAATACGTCTAGTGTAAGTTTAAGATGTAAACATATTTAGATTCATAAGTGATGTAAGAAAATTAGGAGTATTGGCAAGTATGCTGGTTATTTAGCTGCTAGTCAGATGGAAGTTGTGTTTAAATGAATGTGAAACTCACTTATCACTGTATTTCCATCAGGTTCGAACACCTGCCAATCCAATCCATTTCCGACAGAACAGGGCTAATACCTGTATCTAGTCATGTAGGCATGGGAAGATTCTTGATTACTACaacactgattaaaaaaaaaaaaacacccagttGTTATGTTTCTTCCTATATCTACTTGTCACGATACTGAGGCTTTGAGGAATGTTTTGGCTTTCTTTCATGTAGTCTGGATAAATTGTTACCTCCCTCTCTGAATTCAACGTTAATCATGGCAAGCGGTATTCTCAAGGACATCACATTTccttgctctttcctttttttgtggtGTTGAAGAAGCATGCTTCTCATCGTAGCAGGCACATGAACGGTTCTGACTTTACACAAAGTACTCAAGGCATTGCCCATGCAATTACTCGTTCTTGTGAGTTTTATGCATGCTTTTTAGAAATCCGTATGTGATCTCTCACACACATCTGACTTAAAATTCCACTTTTTAGATTAAGAAGCGTAAAAATGGAACAAAGGAAACTGAATGATCAAGCCAACACTTTAGTGGACCTGGCAAAGGTTAGTAGgcaatttttcttgtttcagtattcatcctttcaaaacagaagagtttGCAAATGCAGGTATTGTTgacaagtgtgtgtgtgtgtgtgtgtgttttaaggaaatgaaaatgtggaTTTGTTTTGGGTTAACAGTTATTAAATGAAACATCTTGTTGATGCCTCTGACCAAAATTTAAATTCATCGTTTTTATTCTTTTGgatatttgaaaaagatttcACAATCGAGGGTGATCCTGAGAGCTGATGTGACAGCAGTGGTTGTGGTAAATACTGAAGTGTGGCTAGGCCTCAGCGGTGTAGTGCTGTGTATTAAAGAGGTTTCCTGCCCAGTGAAAGTGACTTTGCCATGAGGAGTCATAGTGCACAGGCTCTTGCACATGCTGAAATTAacagttctgtttctttctgtgaagcAGTGACATTGCACAAGTAAACTGATACTTGCATTTGATCCACCATTCTATAATGAATAACAGCTGAGTACTCTGCAGATAAATTGCAAGGGTTTATCCATCTTTTTTAAGCCATTTGAGATCAGATAAATGTTGCAAACTGCATATCTActgttgctgggttttttttaattaatatgaaATTTTAACTAGAGATTTGCAAGGCTGAGGTGAGAGCATTCCAAGTTTCACATTAGACCTCAATGTACAGCTTTGTAGGATCTTAATTTGAAGCTATATTAGAAGGCTTTACCTCAGGGTTTCTCATACACCACTTTCAGGCATCTCAAAACTTGCCTCAATTTACAGTACCTCATCAAGGCAAAGATTAAAATCTTtagtattcattttttctttactttagAGAATCACCTGACAACCTGagttactgaaaatacatttcacacTGCTGCTTCTTGATAAGGACTTTTCAGATATTATTTAGTGTAGAATACTTTGCCTTCAGGGATTATATTGGTATCTTGAAAGGGAGGGCAGAGAAACGAGTTATCTGCACTCATCTGATACTGAGGTACTTTATACTTCAGGCAGTCAGTTCttcaattaattttcattatctttGGGTGGTTTATAAACTTCTGGCAGTTTATCTGCTGAATTATATACACTTTTAACTTTAAGGCTAATCTAAAACCTCAGCCTACAAGAGGgtgaaattcagtatttttgacCACTTCCTTGTCTCGcttgtgcaaaaaaaacaacccaaaaggaagtggaaaagaaaacagaaagtgatGGGCTCTGTGAAGTAAATTCTACCGACCACTGTGACACTTCAAAGTTCACTCTGTATAATTCCTGTAGCCCTATGCTGTTTTACAGGGGGAAGATGGATGGGAGAACACAGAAGTGGAGGAGTATGCAACTCAGTTGTACTCCTTGCACTACTGTTCAAAACAGCCCATCCAGCTACTCTTATTACAGGCAGCATTGAAACCTTGGtcagctgaaggagaaaacaaatgagcaaaatTTGTGTTCTccttaaaagaacaaaagtgTTTAAGAGGAAATACAGAAGAGCCAAGGGCACATCACTGCTTTGCCATGCTCATTCTTCTCACGGCTTACACAACTAATGTTCACGTCTCATTATGGTGCATTTCTAAGCACCTGAGCTTCTGAAAAAAGGCCTGGTGTTTTATCtaattcatttacattttgacTTTCAAAGTGCTTCTCAAAATACGATACATTTCTGCTCAACAAATTTTGTAGGAATTATACTGAATAATGAATACTAAACAATTTTACAAAGCTATATCttattacatttttcacttcctttttcttgtatGGAGTGCATAAGCAATTACAAACACTTGCAGATTTCACTGCATGTTAGAATATTTGCAAGATCTATCTAAACCTTTATTTGCGtccttctgctttcagactCAAAACATCATGTATGACATGATCTCTGACTTAAATGAAAGAAGTGAAGATTTTGAGAAGAGAATTGTTACTCTGGAAACTAAACTGGAAACTTTAATTGGTAGTATTCAAGCTCTCCCTGGACTGATTAGCCAGACAATCAGCCAGCAACACCGGGATTTCCTTGAGGCTCAGATACAAAATTATGATAAGCATGTCACCTACAGTGCTGAGCGATCGCGATCTTTGTCAAGAAGAAGGAGATCCTCCTCCACAGCACCACCAACTTCATCGGAGAGTAGCTAGAAGATAATAAGttaactgcaaaataaagacTTTTTGCCATCATATGGTCaatattttagcttttattgTAAAGCCCTATGGTTCTAACCAGCGTTATCTGGGTTCTGATGTCAGAGTCCTGGAAACCTGAACACAATGTTTTAGGCCAAAATGAgtgaaaactcttttttttgtttttttttttttttccccctcctcctctcagATGCACAGTGAATGCACCTATTATTGCTATATTACATTGTTCCTCCTGTAACTTCACTAACTTTTTATTCATGCATTTCAAACAAACTTTACTTACtagaatatataatataataaagAAGTTAATTTCTGCACATTCTTTCTTGGTTACTTGAActttaacagtttttaaaagaagctCACAATCACGAAGTCTAGTTATAAacctttaagaaacaaaattgaaGCTTAATCATTATCtctcagaaggaaaactgaTTCTCTAAACTCTGCTTGCagtggagggggaaaaaaatctgtgttcatCTAACAGTGTGCTGAATAATGTatagtcattttaaaatgtcaacaACAGCTTCAATTTCAATGGggattaattaaaaatatagtttATCCTAGAAAATGAGTTATgaagtgttgtgttttttttcttaaaaatcctTTCAGGGTTTTTGTTTAACCTACACTTGTACGCACACCCAtagataatatatatatatacacacacgtatATGACATTATTTATGCAGTACACACGGCAAAGAATT from Numida meleagris isolate 19003 breed g44 Domestic line chromosome Z, NumMel1.0, whole genome shotgun sequence encodes:
- the KCNN2 gene encoding small conductance calcium-activated potassium channel protein 2 isoform X11 — protein: MWLISITFLSIGYGDMVPNTYCGKGVCLLTGIMGAGCTALVVAVVARKLELTKAEKHVHNFMMDTQLTKRVKNAAANVLRETWLIYKNTKLVKKIDHAKVRKHQRKFLQAIHQLRSVKMEQRKLNDQANTLVDLAKTQNIMYDMISDLNERSEDFEKRIVTLETKLETLIGSIQALPGLISQTISQQHRDFLEAQIQNYDKHVTYSAERSRSLSRRRRSSSTAPPTSSESS